A genome region from Schistocerca americana isolate TAMUIC-IGC-003095 chromosome 1, iqSchAmer2.1, whole genome shotgun sequence includes the following:
- the LOC124606325 gene encoding protein LTO1 homolog encodes MEVPIVHDTQVNENDINDVFESLLLSEEKLSAEGFQEGLKKGSVDGLCEGFHLGYHRGAEIGAEIGFYKGVIQAWLIISRTPGNNFKGEKDLEKFMELCRSFPTSNSENEDILDLLSSIRAKYRKLCALYKFNTIITTSAKLSF; translated from the coding sequence ATGGAGGTTCCCATTGTGCATGACACTCAAGTAAATGAAAATGACATAAATGATGTCTTCGAATCGCTGCTGCTAAGCGAAGAAAAATTAAGTGCAGAAGGTTTTCAGGAGGGGTTGAAGAAAGGTTCTGTAGATGGGTTATGCGAAGGTTTCCATTTGGGATATCACAGAGGTGCAGAAATAGGCGCAGAGATTGGTTTCTATAAAGGAGTTATTCAGGCGTGGCTTATCATCAGCAGAACGCCAGGAAATAATTTCAAAGGAGAGAAGGACTTAGAAAAGTTTATGGAGTTGTGCCGATCTTTCCCAACTAGCAATTCAGAAAACGAGGACATCCTGGATCTCTTGAGTTCCATAAGAGCAAAGTATAGGAAACTGTGTGCTTTGTACAAATTTAATACTATTATTACAACTTCGGCGAAACTATCATTCTGA